DNA sequence from the Thauera sedimentorum genome:
GGCGCGGTCGGCGAAGATTTCGGCGGCCACCCTCAGTCCGGCGCGCTCGCCCGCCTTGTGCAGTTCGGAGAGCGCGGGGGCGAGCAGGATCAGTGCCGCGTCGGCGGCCTTGACCGCACGCGCGATGGCGTCGGCCAGCGCGGCGTCCTCGCAGGCCTGGTTGTTCAGTGCGCCATGCGGCTTGACGTGGGTGACCCGGCTGCCTTCGGCCGCGGCGATGCCGGCGAGTGCGCCGATCTGGTAGATCACCATCGCCTCCAGCTCGGCGGGCGCCATCTTCATCTGCCGTCGGCCGAAGCCTTGCAGGTCCGGCCAGGCGGGGTGGGCGCCCAGGCTGACTCCGGCATCCAGCGCGGTGCGCACCGTGCGGCGCATCACCAGCGGGTCACCGGCG
Encoded proteins:
- a CDS encoding LamB/YcsF family protein, translating into MNKRINLNADLGESFGPWKMGEDEALLQVVASANIACGFHAGDPLVMRRTVRTALDAGVSLGAHPAWPDLQGFGRRQMKMAPAELEAMVIYQIGALAGIAAAEGSRVTHVKPHGALNNQACEDAALADAIARAVKAADAALILLAPALSELHKAGERAGLRVAAEIFADRAYTDAGTLVPRGQPGAVIHDHDALTAHVLRMLDAGGIVTVGGRTLPCRMDSICVHGDTPGAVDSARQLRAALQAAGWQVVPLPEVLDL